A single genomic interval of Daucus carota subsp. sativus chromosome 1, DH1 v3.0, whole genome shotgun sequence harbors:
- the LOC108222564 gene encoding protein transport protein SEC23 A, with protein sequence MASPLKTSSGYSDVIAPSNPESPNPHIETKLAPPFSSLLRPGFFPPPIIQPNQIPQPTVGIPSLNSVIQPNQISSPAVRTLSPNPVVQPNQVRTPSPSSVSPVNGIRAGGPGPHLSTPPGPPRFSSPLQPAAVPFRTSPASPQPPAFSSGSSLPTSSPPQYSNGAFELQHQASDASEDISPVNESTNVLFSANKVLKQKKLLNTPSLGFGALVSPGREISLGPQIIQRDPHRCQNCGAYANFYCNILIGSGQWQCVICRNLNGSEGEYIASSKEELRTLPELSSPFVDYIQTGNKRPGFVPVSDSRMSAPVVLVIDECLDEAHLQHLQSSLHAFVDSLPPTTRIGIVLYGSTVSVYDFSEESTASADVLPGRVSPSQESLKALIYGTGLYLSPVHASGHVAHSIFSSLRPYKLNLPEASRDRCLGTAVEVALAVIQGPSAELPRGVMKRSGGDSRIIVCAGGPNTHGPGSVPHSPSHPNYPYMEKAALKWMENLGREAHRRNTVVDILCAGTCPVRVPILQPLAKASGGVLILHDDFGEAFGVNLQRASTRTAGSHGLLEVRCSDNIFITQVIGPGEEANADNHESFKNDSSLSVQMLSVEEMQCFTLSMETKSDIKGDYVYFQFSIQYSNVYHADISRVITVRLPTVDSVSAYLESIQDEVASVIIAKRTLLRAKNSSTANDMRATIDERIKDIALKFGSVMPKSKLYRFPKELALLPELLFHLRRGPLLGNIIGHEDERSVLRNLFLNASLDLSIRMVAPRCLMHREGGTFEELPAYDLAMQSDSAVVLDHGTDVFIWLGAELASEAGKSAAALAACRTLAEELTEMRFPAPRILAFKEGSSQARYFVSRLIPAHKDPPYEQEARFPQLRTLTAEQRTKLKSSFIHFDDPSFCEWMRSLKVSPPEPS encoded by the exons ATGGCCAGCCCACTAAAGACTTCAAGTGGGTATTCTGATGTGATTGCACCGTCGAATCCGGAATCCCCTAATCCTCACATCGAAACAAAGTTGGCTCCTCCTTTTTCCTCTCTTTTGAGACCTGGATTTTTTCCGCCACCAATTATACAGCCAAATCAGATTCCTCAACCAACTGTTGGGATCCCAAGTCTAAATTCAGTTATACAGCCAAATCAGATATCTTCACCGGCTGTTAGGACCCTAAGTCCAAATCCAGTTGTACAGCCAAACCAGGTTAGGACCCCAAGTCCAAGTTCAGTTTCACCAGTAAATGGGATTAGAGCTGGTGGCCCTGGTCCCCATTTAAGCACGCCACCTGGTCCTCCTAGGTTCTCTTCGCCACTCCAACCTGCTGCTGTGCCATTTCGGACTTCTCCTGCTAGTCCTCAGCCACCTGCCTTTTCTTCTGGTTCATCTTTGCCTACGTCATCACCTCCTCAATATTCAAATGGCGCATTTGAGTTGCAGCATCAAGCCTCTGATGCTTCTGAGGATATCTCACCTGTTAATGAATCGACAAATGTTTTGTTCTCAGCCAACAAG GTTTTGAAACAAAAGAAATTGTTAAATACACCTAGTCTGGGGTTTGGAGCACTGGTGTCTCCTGGAAGGGAAATCTCCCTTGGTCCTCAAATAATTCAACGGGATCCTCATCGCTGCCAAAATTGTGGAGCTTATGCGAATTTTTATTGCAATATCCTAATTGGCTCGGGCCAGTGGCAGTGTGTGATTTGTCGAAATTTGAATGGAAGTGAAGGCGAATATATTGCTTCGAGTAAGGAAGAGCTTCGCACTCTGCCAGAGCTGTCATCTCCATTTGTGGATTACATTCAGACTGGAAATAAGAGGCCTGGTTTTGTTCCAGTTTCTGATTCTAGAATGTCTGCACCTGTTGTCCTTGTGATAGATGAGTGTTTGGATGAGGCTCATCTCCAGCACTTGCAGAGCTCTTTGCATGCATTTGTCGATTCTCTCCCTCCGACAACAAGAATTGGGATTGTGCTGTATGGCAGTACAGTGTCAGTATATGATTTCTCAGAAGAGTCGACCGCATCCGCTGATGTACTGCCTGGCAGAGTGTCACCAAGTCAGGAATCTTTAAAAGCTCTGATTTATGGGACTGGATTGTATTTATCACCTGTTCATGCCTCTGGGCATGTTGCTCATTCCATATTTTCTTCCTTGCGTCCTTATAAGCTAAATCTTCCTGAAGCTTCCAGAGACCGTTGCCTGGGCACCGCCGTCGAGGTTGCTCTAGCCGTAATTCAAGGACCATCAGCAGAGCTGCCACGAGGTGTTATGAAGAGGTCTGGAGGCGATAGTCGAATAATTGTTTGTGCTGGAGGACCAAATACACATGGCCCTGGATCAGTGCCACACTCTCCTAGTCATCCTAACTACCCTTATATGGAAAAAGCAGCATTAAAGTGGATGGAAAATCTTGGCCGTGAGGCTCATCGACGAAACACAGTGGTCGATATTTTATGTGCAGGAACATGCCCTGTAAGGGTACCCATTTTGCAGCCTCTTGCAAAAGCTTCTGGAGGTGTTCTGATACTCCATGATGACTTTGGGGAGGCCTTCGGTGTAAATTTGCAGAGGGCTTCCACTAGAACAGCTGGTTCCCATGGTTTGTTGGAGGTGCGTTGTtctgataatattttcataacTCAGGTAATAGGCCCTGGTGAAGAGGCGAATGCAGATAATCATGAAAGTTTTAAAAATGACAGCTCTCTATCTGTACAAATGCTTAGTGTTGAAGAAATGCAGTGCTTTACGTTATCCATGGAAACAAAAAGTGACATTAAAGGCGATTATGTATACTTCCAGTTTTCGATTCAATACTCAAATGTATATCATGCTGATATATCAAGAGTGATTACTGTGAGATTACCAACTGTGGATAGTGTTTCTGCATATCTTGAGAGCATCCAGGATGAAGTTGCATCTGTTATCATTGCCAAGAGGACTCTCTTAAGAGCCAAAAACTCTTCAACGGCAAATGATATGCGAGCAACAATAGATGAAAGAATAAAAGACATTGCTTTAAAGTTTGGGTCAGTGATGCCAAAGTCGAAGCTTTATCGGTTCCCCAAGGAGCTGGCCTTGTTGCCAGAACTTCTATTTCATCTCAGAAGAGGGCCACTTTTAGGAAACATTATTGGGCATGAAGATGAGAGGTCTGTGTTACGGAATCTATTTCTGAATGCATCCTTGGATCTGTCAATTCGCATGGTGGCACCACGGTGTCTTATGCATCGTGAAGGTGGCACTTTTGAGGAATTGCCGGCTTATGACCTTGCTATGCAGTCTGATTCAGCAGTTGTTCTTGACCATGGCACCGATGTCTTCATTTGGTTG GGTGCTGAATTAGCTTCTGAAGCGGGTAAAAGTGCTGCAGCTTTGGCAGCTTGTCGAACATTGGCTGAGGAACTTACTGAAATGCGGTTTCCAGCTCCTAGGATCTTGGCATTTAAA GAGGGGAGCTCTCAAGCTCGATATTTTGTTTCAAGGCTAATACCAGCACACAAGGATCCCCCATATGAGCAA GAAGCAAGATTTCCACAACTTCGAACTTTAACTGCAGAACAACGAACAAAGCTGAAAAGCAGTTTTATTCACTTTGATGATCCTAGCTTCTGCGAATGGATGCGGAGTTTGAAAGTTTCACCACCAGAACCAAGTTAA
- the LOC108204372 gene encoding probable polygalacturonase, with the protein MARTSAIVILLLALASFSQNELVVSGHSICQKTSSGADRPHSVTITEFGAVGDGVTLNTKAFINAMYYLTSFADKGGAKLFIPAGKWLTGSFILVSHITLWLDKDAVILGSMISDNWPVIDPLPSYGRGRELPGGRHRSLIHGSNLTDVVITGDNGTIDGQGIIWWNWFHSGMLNYTRPHMVELIDSKDVVISNLTFLNSPFWNIHPVYCSQVVVQNVTIIAPLDSPNTDGINPDSSDNVCIEDCYIRTGDDLIAIKSGWDRYGIDFARPSTNITIHRLIGETNVSAGIAIGSEMSGGVSEIFAKDIQIFNSKRGIAVKTSLGRGGYVRAVYISGVTLKNVQVAIEFNGQYGEHPDETYDPQALPKILEVTIHNVTGDNVTVAGHLEGIKGDDFLNICLSDINLRVTSGSPWRCSYVGGFSDFVSPDTCRPLKRKIYPESNCYLLSNNLRSVSIPNRIPRWKSW; encoded by the exons ATGGCAAGAACTTCTGCT ATTGTGATTTTGCTTCTAGCACTTGCATCATTCAGCCAAAATGAATTGGTGGTCAGTGGCCACTCAATCTGCCAAAAGACTAGCTCAGGAGCTGACAGGCCCCATAGCGTGACTATTACTGAATTTGGGGCAGTTGGGGATGGCGTCACCCTGAATACAAAAGCATTTATAAATGCCATGTACTATCTTACCTCTTTTGCAGACAAAGGTGGTGCAAAGCTTTTTATCCCTGCAGGTAAATGGTTGACAGGAAGCTTTATCCTTGTCAGTCATATAACTTTATGGTTAGATAAGGATGCAGTGATCCTCGGATCTATG ATTTCGGATAATTGGCCAGTCATTGACCCTTTACCATCTTATGGTCGGGGGAGAGAGTTACCTGGAGGAAGGCATCGGAGCCTCATTCATGGATCTAACCTGACGGATGTTGTTATAACAG GTGATAATGGAACTATTGATGGCCAGGGAATTATATGGTGGAACTGGTTCCACAGTGGAATGCTAAATTATACTAGACCACATATGGTTGAATTGATTGACTCAAAAGATGTGGTCATCTCAAATCTGACCTTCCTTAATTCACCCTTTTGGAACATCCATCCTGTTTACTGCAG TCAAGTTGTAGTTCAGAATGTCACTATAATTGCTCCCCTCGACTCACCAAACACAGATGGGATTAATCCAG ATTCGTCTGATAATGTTTGCATTGAGGATTGCTACATAAGAACTGGCGACGACCTAATTGCCATCAAAAGTGGGTGGGATCGATATGGCATAGACTTTGCTCGTCCTAGTACGAATATAACTATCCACCGCCTTATTGGAGAGACAAATGTAAGTGCTGGTATTGCAATTGGAAGCGAGATGTCTGGAGGTGTATCAGAAATCTTTGCAAAAGATATACAGATATTCAATTCAAAAAGAGGCATTGCAGTGAAGACCTCTCTTGGGCGAGGTGGATATGTTAGAGCTGTTTACATATCTGGTGTAACCCTGAAAAATGTCCAAGTTGCTATAGAGTTTAATGGTCAGTATGGGGAACACCCGGATGAGACTTATGATCCGCAAGCTCTTCCCAAAATATTGGAGGTGACCATTCATAATGTAACAGGAGATAATGTTACTGTGGCAGGCCATTTAGAAGGAATAAAAGGAGACGATTTTCTAAATATCTGCCTATCTGATATTAATCTCCGTGTGACCTCAGGCTCTCCATGGAGATGTTCATATGTTGGAGGattttcagattttgtttcTCCAGACACTTGTAGGCCTCTCAAGCGCAAGATATATCCCGAGTCAAATTGCTACCTTCTATCAAATAACTTGCGTAGTGTCTCTATCCCAAACCGAATCCCCAGATGGAAATCTTGGTAG
- the LOC108204380 gene encoding chitinase 10 — protein sequence MAPPLSIPLLLLTILVFSSTLFSSSEARNGIKISSLISQDLYNSIFLHKDDSACPAKDFYPYSAFIEATERFPRFGSCGSLATRKREIAAFLAQISHETTGGWATAPDGPYAWGLCFKEEVSPGSDYCDSSNQQWPCYPNKTYQGRGPIQLSWNYNYGPAGKALGFDGLRTPEIVANNSVIAFKTALWFWMTEQKPKPSCHDVMIGRYKPTAADIAANRTAGFGLVTNIINGGLECGIGSDSRVNDRIGFFQRYAKLFNVDTGSNLDCASQKSF from the exons ATGGCACCACCTCTCTCAATTCCTCTATTGCTTCTCACAATACTAGTCTTTTCTAGCACATTGTTCTCTTCATCAGAAGCTAGAAATGGTATCAAAATCTCCTCTTTAATCAGCCAAGACTTGTACAACTCGATTTTCTTACATAAGGATGATTCTGCATGCCCTGCTAAGGACTTCTACCCGTATTCCGCTTTCATTGAGGCAACTGAACGGTTTCCCAGGTTTGGAAGCTGCGGTAGCCTGGCTACCAGAAAGCGGGAAATAGCTGCGTTTCTGGCTCAAATCTCTCATGAGACGACCGGGGGGTGGGCGACTGCACCAGATGGACCGTATGCCTGGGGCTTGTGCTTCAAGGAGGAGGTTAGTCCTGGTAGTGATTATTGTGACTCGAGTAATCAGCAATGGCCTTGTTATCCTAACAAAACTTACCAGGGCAGAGGACCTATTCAGCTTTCATG GAACTACAACTACGGTCCTGCTGGAAAGGCCTTAGGATTCGACGGTCTCAGAACTCCAGAAATCGTTGCCAACAACTCAGTAATCGCGTTCAAAACCGCCCTCTGGTTCTGGATGACCGAGCAGAAGCCTAAGCCATCGTGCCACGATGTCATGATCGGACGCTACAAGCCGACTGCTGCTGATATAGCAGCTAACCGGACCGCGGGATTCGGGTTGGTGACAAACATAATCAATGGAGGGCTAGAATGTGGCATTGGGAGTGACTCAAGAGTGAATGACAGAATTGGTTTTTTTCAGAGATATGCCAAGCTGTTTAATGTTGACACTGGAAGTAACTTGGATTGTGCATCCCAGAAATCATTTTAA
- the LOC108204367 gene encoding protein translocase subunit SECA1, chloroplastic isoform X1 gives MPISSTVVAPPSNPPALTHLSSLSSSSTSLLSLTHHTKTASRARTKWAAHGKLLAAGPGPRRPITAMASLGGLLGGIFKGTDTGESTRQQYGSSVAAVNKLENEVSGLSDAQLRERTSLLKERATRGDSLDTLLPEAFAIVREASKRVLGLRPFDVQLIGGMVLHKGEIAEMRTGEGKTLVAVLPAYLNALSGKGVYVVTVNDYLARRDCEWVGQVPRFLGLKVGLIQQNMTSEQRRENYLCDITYVTNSELGFDYLRDNLATSVDELVMRKFNYCVIDEVDSILIDEARTPLIISGPADKPSDRYYKAAKIAAAFEREIHYTVDEKQKSVLITEQGYVDAEEILDVKDLYDPREQWASYLLNAIKAKELFLRDVNYIIRAQEVLIVDEFTGRVMQGRRWSDGLHQAVEAKEGLPIQNETVTLASISYQNFFLQFSKLCGMTGTAATESAEFESIYKLKVTIVPTNRAMIRKDDSDVVFKATSGKWRAVVAEISNMHKTGRPVLVGTTSVEQSDTVSMQLHEAGISHEVLNAKPENVEREAEIVAQSGRLGSVTIATNMAGRGTDIILGGNAEFMARLKLREMLMPRVVKPDEGLDVSAKKPILKKTWKVNESLFPCELSKENFNLAEEAVELAVKTWGQSSLTELEAEERLSYSCEKGPVQDEVIAKLRDAFLEIGKEYKVYTDEEKKKVVSAGGLHVVGTERHESRRIDNQLRGRSGRQGDPGSSRFFLSLEDNIFRIFGGDRIQGLMRAFRVEDLPIESKMLTKALDEAQRKVENYFFDIRKQLFEYDEVLNSQRDRVYTERRRALESDDLQPLLIEYAELTMDDILEANIGSDAPKENWDLQKLVAKVQQYCNLLSDLTPDLLASKCSNYEELRDYLRLRGREAYLQKREIVEKEEAGLMKEAERFLILSNIDRLWKEQLQALKFVQQAVGLRGYAQRDPLIEYKLEGYNLFIEMMAQIRRNVIYSIYQFKYKMVKEKEQADNSSKLDTNGKGGSSKTLNPVGAVETSSSTVTDNA, from the exons ATGCCGATATCATCCACGGTGGTGGCGCCGCCGTCAAACCCACCGGCGTTGACCCAcctctcatctctctcctccTCATCCACCTCACTACTCTCACTAACTCACCACACCAAAACAGCCTCTCGGGCCCGGACAAAATGGGCTGCTCATGGCAAGCTTCTTGCTGCTGGGCCTGGGCCACGGCGGCCCATCACGGCGATGGCCTCGTTGGGTGGTCTGCTTGGTGGGATTTTCAAGGGGACTGATACGGGTGAGTCCACTAGGCAGCAGTATGGTTCTAGTGTGGCAGCTGTTAATAAGCTTGAAAATGAAGTGAGTGGTCTTAGTGATGCTCAGTTGAGAGAAAGGACTAGTTTGCTCAAGGAGAGGGCCACTAGGGGTGATTCTTTGGACACCCTTTTGCCG GAGGCATTTGCTATTGTGAGAGAGGCTTCAAAAAGGGTACTAGGCCTTCGTCCTTTTGATGTGCAACTAATAG gTGGCATGGTTTTACACAAGGGAGAAATCGCTGAAATGCGGACTGGTGAAGGAAAGACTCTTGTTGCCGTATTGCCAGCTTATTTGAATGCTTTAAGCGGTAAAGGAGTCTATGTTGTCACTGTTAATGATTATTTGGCACGACGTGATTGTGAATGGGTTGGTCAAGTTCCTAGATTTCTTGGACTGAAGGTTGGCCTTATTCAAC AGAATATGACAAGTGAGCAGAGGAGGGAGAATTACCTATGTGACATCACGTATGTCACCAATAGTGAGCTTGGCTTTGATTACTTGAGAGATAATCTTGCCAC GAGTGTTGATGAGCTTGTTATGAGGAAATTTAATTACTGTGTAATTGATGAGGTCGATTCCATCCTTATTGATGAAGCAAGAACTCCTCTCATTATATCTGGACCTGCTGACAAACCAAGTGACCGCTACTATAAAGCTGCAAAGATAGCTGCTGCATTTGAGCGAGAGATACACTACACT GTTGATGAGAAGCAGAAGAGTGTGTTAATTACTGAACAAGGTTATGTAGATGCAGAAGAAATATTGGATGTAAAGGATTTATATGATCCGAGAGAACAGTGGGCCTCATATCTTTTGAATGCAATAAAAGCAAAGGAGCTTTTCCTTAGAGATGTGAACTATATAATTCGTGCTCAGGAGGTTcttattgttgatgaatttactgGTCGAGTTATGCAG GGGAGGCGGTGGAGCGATGGACTTCATCAGGCAGTTGAAGCAAAAGAGGGCTTGCCTATTCAAAATGAAACTGTTACTTTGGCTTCTATTAGTTACCAGAACTTCTTTCTCCAG TTTTCAAAACTCTGTGGCATGACGGGTACAGCAGCTACTGAGAGTGCAGAATTTGAAAGTATATACAAGCTCAAAGTTACAATTGTACCTACAAACAGAGCTATGATTAGAAAG GATGATTCAGATGTGGTGTTCAAAGCAACTTCCGGAAAATGGCGGGCTGTTGTGGCTGAGATCTCTAATATGCACAAAACAGGTCGCCCTGTGCTTGTGGGTACAACTAGTGTTGAACAAAGTGATACAGTGTCAATGCAACTGCATGAAGCAGGAATTTCCCACGAG GTTCTCAATGCAAAACCAGAGAATGTGGAGCGGGAAGCTGAGATTGTAGCACAGAGTGGTCGACTTGGGTCAGTTACAATTGCGACAAATATGGCAGGTCGTGGAACAGATATCATCCTCGGAGGAAATGCAGAATTTATGGCAAGGTTAAAGTTACGTGAAATGCTCATGCCAAG AGTTGTTAAACCAGATGAAGGTCTTGATGTTTCTGCAAAGAAGCCTATTCTGAAGAAAACATGGAAG GTAAATGAAAGTCTATTCCCTTGTGAACTGTCAAAAGAAAACTTCAATTTGGCTGAGGAAGCTGTAGAGTTGGCTGTCAAAACATGGGGGCAATCATCTTTAACTGAACTTGAAGCAGAGGAACGACTATCTTATTCTTGTGAGAAG GGTCCAGTTCAGGATGAAGTGATAGCAAAGCTGCGTGATGCCTTTCTAGAAATTGGTAAGGAGTACAAGGTCTACACTGacgaagaaaagaagaag GTGGTTTCTGCTGGTGGACTTCATGTGGTAGGGACAGAACGCCATGAATCGCGTCGCATTGACAACCAG TTGCGCGGTCGAAGTGGTAGACAAGGAGATCCTGGAAGTTCTCGCTTTTTCCTTAGTCTTGAGGATAACATTTTCAGGATATTTGGCGGAGACCGGATTCAG GGATTGATGAGAGCCTTCAGAGTCGAGGACCTGCCAATTGAATCCAAGATGCTGACTAAAGCTCTAGATGAAGCTCAGAGAAAAGTCGAAAATTACTTTTTTGATATTCGTAAGCAGTTATTTGAGTACGACGAGGTCTTAAATAGCCAAAGAGATCGCGTTTATACCGAGAGAAGACGCGCATTAGAATCTGATGATCTCCAACCTCTACTTATTGAGTATGCTGAGTTAACAATGGATGACATCTTAGAG GCAAACATTGGTTCTGATGCTCCAAAAGAAAATTGGGATCTTCAAAAACTCGTTGCAAAAGTTCAACA GTACTGCAATCTATTGAGTGATTTGACCCCAGATTTGTTGGCGAGTAAATGCTCGAACTATGAGGAGTTGCGGGATTACCTTCGACTTCGTGGTCGGGAAGCATATTTGCAAAAAAGG GAAATTGTGGAAAAAGAAGAAGCAGGTTTGATGAAGGAAGCAGAAAGATTTCTGATATTAAGTAACATAGACCGACTGTGGAAGGAGCAGTTGCAAGCACTGAAATTTGTTCAGCAAGCAGTTGGTTTACGTGGATATGCACAGCGTGATCCACTTATTGAGTACAAACTAGAAGGCTATAATCTTTTTATAGAGATGATGGCACAAATTAGAAGAAACGTTATATATTCCATATACCAG TTTAAATATAAGATGGTCAAGGAGAAGGAGCAAGCTGACAATTCAAGCAAGCTTGACACGAATGGAAAGGGTGGCTCTAGCAAAACACTCAATCCCGTTGGAGCTGTTGAGACGTCATCATCAACTGTCACCGACAATGCTTAA
- the LOC108204367 gene encoding protein translocase subunit SECA1, chloroplastic isoform X2 yields MPISSTVVAPPSNPPALTHLSSLSSSSTSLLSLTHHTKTASRARTKWAAHGKLLAAGPGPRRPITAMASLGGLLGGIFKGTDTGESTRQQYGSSVAAVNKLENEVSGLSDAQLRERTSLLKERATRGDSLDTLLPEAFAIVREASKRVLGLRPFDVQLIGGMVLHKGEIAEMRTGEGKTLVAVLPAYLNALSGKGVYVVTVNDYLARRDCEWVGQVPRFLGLKSVDELVMRKFNYCVIDEVDSILIDEARTPLIISGPADKPSDRYYKAAKIAAAFEREIHYTVDEKQKSVLITEQGYVDAEEILDVKDLYDPREQWASYLLNAIKAKELFLRDVNYIIRAQEVLIVDEFTGRVMQGRRWSDGLHQAVEAKEGLPIQNETVTLASISYQNFFLQFSKLCGMTGTAATESAEFESIYKLKVTIVPTNRAMIRKDDSDVVFKATSGKWRAVVAEISNMHKTGRPVLVGTTSVEQSDTVSMQLHEAGISHEVLNAKPENVEREAEIVAQSGRLGSVTIATNMAGRGTDIILGGNAEFMARLKLREMLMPRVVKPDEGLDVSAKKPILKKTWKVNESLFPCELSKENFNLAEEAVELAVKTWGQSSLTELEAEERLSYSCEKGPVQDEVIAKLRDAFLEIGKEYKVYTDEEKKKVVSAGGLHVVGTERHESRRIDNQLRGRSGRQGDPGSSRFFLSLEDNIFRIFGGDRIQGLMRAFRVEDLPIESKMLTKALDEAQRKVENYFFDIRKQLFEYDEVLNSQRDRVYTERRRALESDDLQPLLIEYAELTMDDILEANIGSDAPKENWDLQKLVAKVQQYCNLLSDLTPDLLASKCSNYEELRDYLRLRGREAYLQKREIVEKEEAGLMKEAERFLILSNIDRLWKEQLQALKFVQQAVGLRGYAQRDPLIEYKLEGYNLFIEMMAQIRRNVIYSIYQFKYKMVKEKEQADNSSKLDTNGKGGSSKTLNPVGAVETSSSTVTDNA; encoded by the exons ATGCCGATATCATCCACGGTGGTGGCGCCGCCGTCAAACCCACCGGCGTTGACCCAcctctcatctctctcctccTCATCCACCTCACTACTCTCACTAACTCACCACACCAAAACAGCCTCTCGGGCCCGGACAAAATGGGCTGCTCATGGCAAGCTTCTTGCTGCTGGGCCTGGGCCACGGCGGCCCATCACGGCGATGGCCTCGTTGGGTGGTCTGCTTGGTGGGATTTTCAAGGGGACTGATACGGGTGAGTCCACTAGGCAGCAGTATGGTTCTAGTGTGGCAGCTGTTAATAAGCTTGAAAATGAAGTGAGTGGTCTTAGTGATGCTCAGTTGAGAGAAAGGACTAGTTTGCTCAAGGAGAGGGCCACTAGGGGTGATTCTTTGGACACCCTTTTGCCG GAGGCATTTGCTATTGTGAGAGAGGCTTCAAAAAGGGTACTAGGCCTTCGTCCTTTTGATGTGCAACTAATAG gTGGCATGGTTTTACACAAGGGAGAAATCGCTGAAATGCGGACTGGTGAAGGAAAGACTCTTGTTGCCGTATTGCCAGCTTATTTGAATGCTTTAAGCGGTAAAGGAGTCTATGTTGTCACTGTTAATGATTATTTGGCACGACGTGATTGTGAATGGGTTGGTCAAGTTCCTAGATTTCTTGGACTGAAG AGTGTTGATGAGCTTGTTATGAGGAAATTTAATTACTGTGTAATTGATGAGGTCGATTCCATCCTTATTGATGAAGCAAGAACTCCTCTCATTATATCTGGACCTGCTGACAAACCAAGTGACCGCTACTATAAAGCTGCAAAGATAGCTGCTGCATTTGAGCGAGAGATACACTACACT GTTGATGAGAAGCAGAAGAGTGTGTTAATTACTGAACAAGGTTATGTAGATGCAGAAGAAATATTGGATGTAAAGGATTTATATGATCCGAGAGAACAGTGGGCCTCATATCTTTTGAATGCAATAAAAGCAAAGGAGCTTTTCCTTAGAGATGTGAACTATATAATTCGTGCTCAGGAGGTTcttattgttgatgaatttactgGTCGAGTTATGCAG GGGAGGCGGTGGAGCGATGGACTTCATCAGGCAGTTGAAGCAAAAGAGGGCTTGCCTATTCAAAATGAAACTGTTACTTTGGCTTCTATTAGTTACCAGAACTTCTTTCTCCAG TTTTCAAAACTCTGTGGCATGACGGGTACAGCAGCTACTGAGAGTGCAGAATTTGAAAGTATATACAAGCTCAAAGTTACAATTGTACCTACAAACAGAGCTATGATTAGAAAG GATGATTCAGATGTGGTGTTCAAAGCAACTTCCGGAAAATGGCGGGCTGTTGTGGCTGAGATCTCTAATATGCACAAAACAGGTCGCCCTGTGCTTGTGGGTACAACTAGTGTTGAACAAAGTGATACAGTGTCAATGCAACTGCATGAAGCAGGAATTTCCCACGAG GTTCTCAATGCAAAACCAGAGAATGTGGAGCGGGAAGCTGAGATTGTAGCACAGAGTGGTCGACTTGGGTCAGTTACAATTGCGACAAATATGGCAGGTCGTGGAACAGATATCATCCTCGGAGGAAATGCAGAATTTATGGCAAGGTTAAAGTTACGTGAAATGCTCATGCCAAG AGTTGTTAAACCAGATGAAGGTCTTGATGTTTCTGCAAAGAAGCCTATTCTGAAGAAAACATGGAAG GTAAATGAAAGTCTATTCCCTTGTGAACTGTCAAAAGAAAACTTCAATTTGGCTGAGGAAGCTGTAGAGTTGGCTGTCAAAACATGGGGGCAATCATCTTTAACTGAACTTGAAGCAGAGGAACGACTATCTTATTCTTGTGAGAAG GGTCCAGTTCAGGATGAAGTGATAGCAAAGCTGCGTGATGCCTTTCTAGAAATTGGTAAGGAGTACAAGGTCTACACTGacgaagaaaagaagaag GTGGTTTCTGCTGGTGGACTTCATGTGGTAGGGACAGAACGCCATGAATCGCGTCGCATTGACAACCAG TTGCGCGGTCGAAGTGGTAGACAAGGAGATCCTGGAAGTTCTCGCTTTTTCCTTAGTCTTGAGGATAACATTTTCAGGATATTTGGCGGAGACCGGATTCAG GGATTGATGAGAGCCTTCAGAGTCGAGGACCTGCCAATTGAATCCAAGATGCTGACTAAAGCTCTAGATGAAGCTCAGAGAAAAGTCGAAAATTACTTTTTTGATATTCGTAAGCAGTTATTTGAGTACGACGAGGTCTTAAATAGCCAAAGAGATCGCGTTTATACCGAGAGAAGACGCGCATTAGAATCTGATGATCTCCAACCTCTACTTATTGAGTATGCTGAGTTAACAATGGATGACATCTTAGAG GCAAACATTGGTTCTGATGCTCCAAAAGAAAATTGGGATCTTCAAAAACTCGTTGCAAAAGTTCAACA GTACTGCAATCTATTGAGTGATTTGACCCCAGATTTGTTGGCGAGTAAATGCTCGAACTATGAGGAGTTGCGGGATTACCTTCGACTTCGTGGTCGGGAAGCATATTTGCAAAAAAGG GAAATTGTGGAAAAAGAAGAAGCAGGTTTGATGAAGGAAGCAGAAAGATTTCTGATATTAAGTAACATAGACCGACTGTGGAAGGAGCAGTTGCAAGCACTGAAATTTGTTCAGCAAGCAGTTGGTTTACGTGGATATGCACAGCGTGATCCACTTATTGAGTACAAACTAGAAGGCTATAATCTTTTTATAGAGATGATGGCACAAATTAGAAGAAACGTTATATATTCCATATACCAG TTTAAATATAAGATGGTCAAGGAGAAGGAGCAAGCTGACAATTCAAGCAAGCTTGACACGAATGGAAAGGGTGGCTCTAGCAAAACACTCAATCCCGTTGGAGCTGTTGAGACGTCATCATCAACTGTCACCGACAATGCTTAA